From a region of the Alnus glutinosa chromosome 1, dhAlnGlut1.1, whole genome shotgun sequence genome:
- the LOC133870763 gene encoding uncharacterized protein LOC133870763 codes for MQQMGRRERRNGNYNHNNCAWYDKEDVDHRDRDRDRESLPISSPPSARSSGGAVGCIQHPVSKMDTLAGIAIKYGVEVADIKKMNGLVTDRQMFALKSLQIPLPGRHPPSPCLSNGSSTPGQSSSDQTPPRHVRSDFFESFQSLRVKSPQQRVSPAMCSLQGYYGLKPTEQKTTHEGFEMAVYRGGGSHYLEDGPFFSTSPPSNPHLSHHRKSKSLVNSLLDENGELVDIMPVAEARNGDSDKRSEKLHRRRQKSEADFTCRTPERLLEDNSNSGGFVAITGKGLALRSKAASRISDAETGGLNPIPIVLGDSITADSFSGVRKSSSTSSLQDQENSGSSSIWTSTRWSLKPDLQALSNAAIAKPIFDGLPKPIPPRRNKAALD; via the exons ATGCAGCAGATGGGAAGGAGGGAGAGGCGGAATGGGAATTATAATCACAACAATTGTGCTTGGTATGATAAGGAAGATGTAGATcatagagatagagatagagatagagagtcTTTGCCGATCTCGTCGCCTCCGTCTGCGCGTTCGTCCGGTGGTGCAGTTGGTTGCATCCAACACCCAGTTTCCAAGATGGACACTCTTGCCGGCATTGCCATCAAATACGGCGTCGAG GTGGCCGACATCAAAAAGATGAATGGTTTGGTTACAGATCGTCAAATGTTTGCTCTCAAGTCTCTCCAGATTCCACTACCCGGAAGGCACCCTCCATCTCCTTGTTTATCAAATGGTTCCAGCACTCCCGG ACAGAGCAGTTCTGACCAGACCCCACCCCGGCATGTGCGCAGTGATTTTTTTGAATCATTTCAGTCCCTCAGAGTTAAGTCTCCCCAGCAGAGGGTCTCTCCCGCCATGTGCTCTTTACAAGGTTACTATGGACTCAAACCAACAGAGCAGAAAACTACACATGAAGGTTTTGAAATGGCAGTCTACAGAGGAGGAGGTTCTCATTATCTAGAAGATGGGCCTTTCTTCAGCACCTCACCACCTTCAAATCCACATTTGAGCCATCACCGAAAATCTAAAAGCTTAGTTAATTCATTGTTGGATGAGAATGGTGAACTAGTTGACATCATGCCAGTTGCAGAAGCTCGGAATGGTGACTCTGATAAACGGAGTGAGAAACTGCACAGAAGGCGTCAGAAGTCAGAAGCTGACTTCACTTGTCGCACGCCAGAAAGGTTATTGGAAGACAACAGCAACAGTGGTGGGTTTGTGGCAATAACGGGAAAGGGCTTAGCCTTGAGATCTAAAGCAGCAAGCCGAATAAGTGATGCGGAAACAGGTGGGTTGAACCCAATACCAATTGTTCTGGGGGATTCTATCACGGCAGATAGCTTTTCTGGGGTGAGGAAGTCGTCAAGCACATCAAGTTTGCAGGATCAGGAGAACAGTGGTTCTTCATCCATCTGGACTTCTACAAGGTGGAGTTTGAAGCCAGATTTACAGGCCCTTTCGAATGCAGCCATTGCAAAACCAATCTTTGATGGCTTGCCGAAGCCGATACCGCCTCGAAGAAACAAAGCCGCACTTGATTAG
- the LOC133870803 gene encoding photosystem II stability/assembly factor HCF136, chloroplastic gives MASLLQLSEYTYPVIVLKPSLNSLLPSSSRPRQQDYRTLPRISPPKASLQQSSSSSSSLSRREFVSQTAAISVSLLAAPPARSEDALSDWERVYLPIDPGVVLLDIAFVPDDLNHGFLLGTRQTIMETKDGGNTWAPRSIPSAEDEDFNYRFNSISFKGKEGWIVGKPSILLYTSDSGDSWDRIPLSSQLPGDVVYIKATGEKSAEMVTDEGAIYVTSNRGYNWRAAVQETVSATLNRTVSSGISGASYYTGTFNAVNRSPDGRYVAVSSRGNFYLTWEPGQPFWQPHNRTIARRIQNMGWRADGGLWLLVRGGGLYLSKGTGITEEFEEVPVQSRGFGILDVGYRSEDEAWAAGGSGILLRTTNGGKTWTRDKAADNIAANLYSVKFINDRKGFVLGNDGVLLRYLG, from the exons ATGGCGAGTCTGCTGCAGCTGAGCGAGTACACGTATCCAGTGATCGTGCTGAAGCCGTCCTTGAACTCTCTCCTTCCCAGCTCTTCTCGGCCTCGCCAACAAGATTACCGAACTCTGCCTCGCATTTCACCTCCGAAAGCCTCTCTCcaacaatcttcttcttcttcttcttccctgaGTCGGAGAGAATTCGTATCGCAAACCGCGGCTATTTCAGTTTCTCTTCTAGCAGCTCCCCCGGCAAGGTCCGAAGATGCACTTTCGGATTGGGAGAGAGTGTACCTCCCCATCGACCCCGGCGTCGTCCTGCTCGACATCGCTTTCGTCCCTGACGACTTGAATCACG GTTTTCTTTTGGGGACTAGGCAAACCATTATGGAGACAAAAGATGGTGGAAACACTTGGGCTCCACGTTCAATACCCTCGGCCGAGGACGAAGATTTCAACTACAGATTTAATTCCATTAGCTTCAAAGGAAAGGAGGGATGGATTGTTGGGAAACCTTCAATTCTGTTGTACACTTCAGATTCTGGAGATAGCTGGGACAGGATACCACTAAGCTCTCAACTTCCTGGAGATGTG gtatatataaaGGCAACAGGAGAGAAGAGCGCAGAGATGGTGACCGACGAAGGTGCAATATATGTTACTTCAAATAGGGGCTACAACTGGAGGGCTGCAGTTCAGGAAACTGTTTCAGCTACTCTTAATAG AACAGTTTCTAGCGGTATTAGTGGTGCAAGTTATTACACAGGAACTTTTAATGCTGTAAATCGCTCTCCAGATGGAAGGTATGTTGCTGTCTCCAGCCGTGGTAACTTCTATCTTACCTGGGAGCCTGGGCAG ccATTCTGGCAGCCGCATAACAGAACAATTGCAAGAAGAATCCAAAACATGGGATGGAGAGCTGATGGTGGTCTTTGGCTTCTTGTTCGTGGAGGGGGACTTTATCTTAGCAAAGGCACAGGG ATAACGGAAGAATTTGAAGAAGTTCCAGTTCAAAGCCGGGGTTTTGGCATTctcgatgttgggtaccgatcagag GATGAGGCTTGGGCGGCAGGAGGAAGTGGGATCCTACTGAGAACTACTAATGGTGGCAAGACATGGACCCGTGACAAAGCAGCTGATAATATTGCTGCAAATCTATACTCGGTGAA GTTTATCAATGACAGGAAGGGATTTGTGCTAGGGAATGATGGAGTCTTGCTTCGCTATCTTGGATGA